Genomic window (Rossellomorea aquimaris):
TTCACATCCATATGGAAGTCCTGTTCCCTCAAAGGACGATGTTACTTTCTCACAATTTCCGGAGGTTTATTATTTTATAGCCGCTGTCGGTGGAAGGAAAGAAGAGATAAGATGTTACACGATCAATAATGGGAAGGTTAAACATATTGACATTGTGTTTGAATGAAAGAGTGCTGAATGCACTCTTTTTCTATGGACTGGGTGATGATACAAGCACTTTGCTTTCATTTACATAGAGTGGTATTATCACTTACTTTGATGAAAGAGGGGAACTAAGTGAAGGTATCAATTATTATTCCATTTTACAATTGCGCATATATTGACCAAGCCATTCAGAGCGCTCTTCGTCAGACCTATAAAGATATTGAAGTCATAGTTGTGGACGATGGTTCAACTCAATATGTTGAAAAAATCCAACCGTTCAAAAACCGGATAAAGTATATAAGGAAGTCAAATGGTGGAACGGCATCCGCTTTAAATGAGGGGTTAAGGCAAGCGACAGGGAAATATTTCGCCTGGTTGAGCTCAGATGATATGTTTCTAGAAAGCAAAATCGCTAGGCAACTAGCTTATATGAATTCAATTGGCTCCAAAGTTTCTTATACAGCATTTAAAACCATTGATATAAATAATAAAGTGGTGAACGAGATCCACTCCAGGAGAATGAACAGAGATGCATTCCAGAGGGTCTTATTAAAAGCATGTCCTGTTAATGGATGCACAGTAATGGCGGAAATCGATTTAATAAAGCAGGCAGGGTGGTTTGATGAGAGGCTGAAATACACACAGGACTACGAGATGTGGTGCCGCTTGAGCCTTTATACCAAGATGCATTATTTGGATGAAGTGCTTGTTTTATATAGGGTCCACGCCAGAATGGGTTCTGCAAAACACGGGGCGGGGATGGTGAAAGAATCACAGCATATCCAAAGGAAATATCAGAATTTCTTTAAAGTGGTCCGGAAAAAGTATTAGCTATATTCAACAAAAAATCATCAATCAATTGGTTTTATCAATTGATTGATGATTTTTAATTGTCCGGGAAGTCAGAAAGAGTAGGACATATAGGTCTCCTTCAATCCATCTTGAATGGAATAGTTGGGTTTCCAGGATAAAATACGTTTTGCAAGTGTGTTATCTAAACAACTATGCTTAATATCCCCCTGTCTATCTACTGTATGGAAGGCGCGAATTTCATCAGTATGATAATTCTTTAATAATTCGATTAATTGGAGAATCGATGATCTTTCCCCGGTACTTATGTGCATCATCATCTGTTTACCTTTATCGGCTGCTGCAATATTAGCTTCCACCACATCTTGTACAAAAACATAGTCCCGTGTTTGCAGACCGTCCCCATTGATTTTTAACTGTTCATTCTTCTTAAGTTTCTCCAGAAATACAGCAATGACCCCTCCTTCTCCTTTAGACGTTTGCCTGGGTCCATAGACATTTCCGTACCGAAGGATGGTGAATGGAATGTGAAAGGTATCGTGGAATAGTTTTATATAGTTTTCAGCGGTAAGCTTTGATAAACCATAGAACGATATTGGGGAAGTCTTGTGTGATTCG
Coding sequences:
- a CDS encoding glycosyltransferase encodes the protein MKVSIIIPFYNCAYIDQAIQSALRQTYKDIEVIVVDDGSTQYVEKIQPFKNRIKYIRKSNGGTASALNEGLRQATGKYFAWLSSDDMFLESKIARQLAYMNSIGSKVSYTAFKTIDINNKVVNEIHSRRMNRDAFQRVLLKACPVNGCTVMAEIDLIKQAGWFDERLKYTQDYEMWCRLSLYTKMHYLDEVLVLYRVHARMGSAKHGAGMVKESQHIQRKYQNFFKVVRKKY
- a CDS encoding NAD-dependent epimerase/dehydratase family protein is translated as MKALVTGGAGFIGSHLVDTLISKGYSVHIIDNLSSGKKEYINPLSIFHELDISTPAAQKVILKEKPDYIFHMAAQADVSRSTSSPLDDMHTNVAGTINLLDACRHYPVKNFVFSSTSAVYGNVSSEKIDESHKTSPISFYGLSKLTAENYIKLFHDTFHIPFTILRYGNVYGPRQTSKGEGGVIAVFLEKLKKNEQLKINGDGLQTRDYVFVQDVVEANIAAADKGKQMMMHISTGERSSILQLIELLKNYHTDEIRAFHTVDRQGDIKHSCLDNTLAKRILSWKPNYSIQDGLKETYMSYSF